A segment of the Bacillus sp. es.034 genome:
ATGATTTCAGCTGTGTTCAGAAGCAGCTCACTGGCGATCGGGATTTCTTTATTCCTTCTATTCGTCGGGGGCAACGCCACAAGCTTGCTCGCCCTTAAATTCGACTGGGCAAAATACAGTCTGTTCGCCAACACAGACCTGACACAGTACACAGGCTTTACACCGCCACTCGTGGACGGCATGACTATGGGCTTTTCCATCACAATGCTCATCATTTACTTCATCATCTTCCAGCTGCTTACCTTCCTCGTCTTTAATAAGAGGGATGTGGCGGCATAGTAAAGCAGAACATAAAGAGGGACGGACTTATCATAGTCCGTCCCTCTTTATGTGTATCGATATAAATCAGAAAATTTGAGGCGTGTCACTTGTTCAAGGAGGTAGGCGGACTTCTTTGCATCCTTTTTGCGAAGTGTATTCAGGGCTTCAATCATTTCGTCATGTGTCATGAGCCCCACCCCGTGACCGAAATACTGATCTTCTTTTATAAAGACCGAGTTTTCACCCATCCAGATCGGATCTTCGAAATCGGGATTGAAGAAGTAATAGACATCCCCGGGGATATAATCGAGCCCTTTGTATGTGACCATCGGAAGATCATCATCATAGTTGTGGCCCCATACAAGGAGATGAGAGTAGAGTTCATTGAAATAAGAAGGGTTGATCGTATCAAGGATGGATTTATAGTAAAGCAGGACAATGCTTGTGACACATTCGAAGCTGTACGCAGAACTGTTGGTGAAGATATCATCAATGGCGTCTGATGGGAGCTTGGATTCCTTCAGCTGGTATCCGTAAGGGGTCTTGGTCCAAAATGTCGGGTTGAACTTCGAATGTTCGAAGGCTGAAAAAGTGGTGTCACTTTCATTCATTTTTTTCGCATTAGAAATGATTCTTTCTCTAACTTTCAGCTCATATTTGAGCTCTGGAAGATTCCGATACCGATACTCGGTGGGGCCCTCTTTTAACATAGTAAATATATTTTCTTCAACAGCGGTCAGGTTCGGTAAATCCTTAGGGGTGGATTCATTTTCGATGATGATCAATCCATACACCTCCAGGCCTTTTTATTAATGTATGTTTGGGCTTGAGGATATGGTAATAACACAGTGAAAAAAATGGAAGAAGAAACGATACTCTTCCGTCTCTTCTTCCACTAAGTTTTCAGGTTATTTTACCTGCTTATTTATCTTCTCATACACCTGAGCGATGGCCTGTTCGAATTTCCCTGTGGCTTTCGGGGTGTAGTAGTGAGCCTTTTTCAGTTTATCCGGCAGGTAGGTTTGCGCCACCCATCCGGATTCATAGCTGTGTGGATATTTATATTCCACACCTCTGCCCAATTCCTTCGCCCCTTGGTAGTGTGCATCTTTCAGGTGATCCGGCACCTCACCGCTTTTGCCTTTCCGGATGTCAAGAAGGGCAAGGTCGATGGCGGTGATCGCAGAGTTCGATTTCGGCGATAGACAAAGCTCGATGATGGCGTTCGCCAACGGGATCCTGGCTTCAGGAAACCCGATCTTCTCAGCAGTTTCCACTGCAGCGAGTGTCCGTGGTCCAGCCTGGGGATTGGCAAGGCCGATATCTTCATAGGCAATGACCAATAATCTCCGTGCAATGCTCGGCAAGTCACCTGCTTCCACGAGTCTACCGAGATAGTGGAGGGCTGCATTCACGTCACTCCCACGAATCGATTTCTGAAATGCACTGACGACATCATAGTGAGCGTCGCCATCTTTATCGTGAGAAAAGCTTTTCTTTTGAAGGCACTCTTCTGCAATGGAGACATCAATATGAATGACCCCATCGTCACCTGGTGAAGTGGACAATACAGCCAATTCCAATGCATTCAGTGAACTTCTTACATCACCGAAACTGCTGCTTGCAAAATGTTCAATCGCTTCGTCGGTTACATCGAGTGAATATCCGCCCAAGCCGCGTTCTTCATCTTCGATGGCACGGGTCAGGGCTATTTTCATTTCTTCTATGGAAAGGGGCTTTAATTCGAAAATCTGGCATCTGCTTCGAATCGCGGGATTGATGGCATGATAGGGGTTGCTTGTTGTAGCCCCGATCAATGTGATCATTCCGTTCTCTAAATAAGGAAGGAGAAAATCCTGCTTTCCTTTATCCAGTCGGTGGACCTCATCCAATAGGAGGATCACCTTACCTGACATCTTCGCTTCTTCCGCTACGATTTGAATATCTTTTTTATTATTCGTCACGGCGTTCAGGGTTTTGAAACGGTACTTTGTACTTCCGGCTATGGCACTTGCAATGGACGTTTTTCCAATGCCGGGAGGACCGTACAGAATCATGGATGATAGCTGCTTCGCCTTCACCATCCGGTCGATGATTTTTCCTTCCCCGACTAAATGCTGCTGCCCGATGATTTCCTCGATGGTCCTTGGTCTCATCTTAAAGGCAAGTGGTTTTATCGACATGAAACATCTCTCCAAACTGACGTTCTAATACCCTTCACTTTATCACAGGAGATACCATTAAGGAAATATTGTGGATGCACAATGAGATTGAAACCGCCCCTTTCACAGTGAGGGCGCGAATATGCTATAATAACAAAAGTCAATAAGTAGAAAAACGTCCCGTCTCAACATGTGACGTTATTAAATATAATAGAGGTGCTGGACATGAAGATATCAACTAAAGGCCGTTACGGTTTAACCATTATGATAGAACTTGCAAAACGCCATGGTGAAGGTCCGACTTCACTGAAAACCATCGCACAGCAGCATGAGCTGTCTGAACATTATCTTGAACAGCTTGTCGCTCCATTGCGGAACGGCGGTCTGGTCAGAAGTATCAGGGGGGCGTATGGCGGTTATGTATTGGGCCATGAGCCATCTGACATTACAGCGGGGGATATCATCCGGATCCTTGAAGGTCCGATCAGTCCCGTGGAAGGAATCGAGGACGAGGAACCGGCAAAGCGTGAATTGTGGATCAGGATCCGTGATGCAGTCAAAGAAGTACTCGACAATACTACAATAGAAGATTTGGCCAGCCACTCTGATGACGGGGAATCAGATGCGTATATGTTCTATATCTAGGAGGTAACAATCAATGGAAAGAGTGTATCTGGATCATGCTGCAACATCGCCCATGCATCCTGAAGTGATCGATGAAATGACAGCTGTGATGAAGGAGTCCTTTGGTAATCCTTCAAGCA
Coding sequences within it:
- a CDS encoding protein-glutamine gamma-glutamyltransferase, with translation MIIIENESTPKDLPNLTAVEENIFTMLKEGPTEYRYRNLPELKYELKVRERIISNAKKMNESDTTFSAFEHSKFNPTFWTKTPYGYQLKESKLPSDAIDDIFTNSSAYSFECVTSIVLLYYKSILDTINPSYFNELYSHLLVWGHNYDDDLPMVTYKGLDYIPGDVYYFFNPDFEDPIWMGENSVFIKEDQYFGHGVGLMTHDEMIEALNTLRKKDAKKSAYLLEQVTRLKFSDLYRYT
- a CDS encoding Rrf2 family transcriptional regulator, which codes for MKISTKGRYGLTIMIELAKRHGEGPTSLKTIAQQHELSEHYLEQLVAPLRNGGLVRSIRGAYGGYVLGHEPSDITAGDIIRILEGPISPVEGIEDEEPAKRELWIRIRDAVKEVLDNTTIEDLASHSDDGESDAYMFYI
- a CDS encoding replication-associated recombination protein A; the encoded protein is MKPLAFKMRPRTIEEIIGQQHLVGEGKIIDRMVKAKQLSSMILYGPPGIGKTSIASAIAGSTKYRFKTLNAVTNNKKDIQIVAEEAKMSGKVILLLDEVHRLDKGKQDFLLPYLENGMITLIGATTSNPYHAINPAIRSRCQIFELKPLSIEEMKIALTRAIEDEERGLGGYSLDVTDEAIEHFASSSFGDVRSSLNALELAVLSTSPGDDGVIHIDVSIAEECLQKKSFSHDKDGDAHYDVVSAFQKSIRGSDVNAALHYLGRLVEAGDLPSIARRLLVIAYEDIGLANPQAGPRTLAAVETAEKIGFPEARIPLANAIIELCLSPKSNSAITAIDLALLDIRKGKSGEVPDHLKDAHYQGAKELGRGVEYKYPHSYESGWVAQTYLPDKLKKAHYYTPKATGKFEQAIAQVYEKINKQVK